One Phaseolus vulgaris cultivar G19833 chromosome 2, P. vulgaris v2.0, whole genome shotgun sequence DNA window includes the following coding sequences:
- the LOC137811647 gene encoding serine/threonine-protein kinase BRI1-like 2, with amino-acid sequence MENNHVQLLPHLTVTLLVITVLFPVTECAAVSSIKTDVQALLMFKRMIQNDQGGVLSGWKLNKNPCSWYGVSCTLGRVTQLDISGNNNLAGTISLDPLSSLDMLSVLKLSLNSFSVNSTSLLQLPYGLTQLDLSFGGVTGPVPENLFSKCPNLVVVNLSYNNLTGPIPENFLQNSGKLQTLDLSSNNLSGSIFGLKMDCISLLQLDLSGNRLSDSIPLSLSNCTSLKSLNLANNMISGEIPKALGQLNKLQTLDLSHNQLTGWIPSELGNACASLLEVKLYFNNISGSIPSSFSSCTWLQLLDISNNNLSEQLAGSIFQNLGSLQELRLGNNAITGQFPSSISSCKKLRIADFSSNKIYGSIPRDLCPGAASLEELRMPDNLIIGEIPAELSKCSQLKTLDFSLNYLNGTIPDELGQLENLEQLIAWFNGLEGKIPPKLGQCKNLKDLILNNNHLTGGIPIELFNCSNLEWISLTSNELSGEIPREFGLLTRLAVLQLGNNSLTGEIPAELANCSSLVWLDLNSNKLTGEIPSRLGRQQGAKSLFGILSGNTLVFVRNVGNSCKGVGGLLEFSGIRPERLLQVPTLRTCDFTRLYSGPVLSLFTKYQTLEYLDLSYNELRGKIPDEFGDMVALQVLELSHNQLSGEIPSTLGQLKNLGVFDASHNRLQGHIPDSFSNLSFLVQIDLSHNELTGQIPSRGQLSTLPASQYANNPGLCGVPLPDCKSENSQPTTNPTDDASKGGHKTATATWANSIVMGILISVASLCILIVWAIAMRARRKEAEEVKMLNSLQACHAATTWKIDKEKEPLSINVATFQRQLRKLKFSQLIEATNGFSAESLIGCGGFGEVFKATLKDGSSVAIKKLIRLSCQGDREFMAEMETLGKIKHRNLVPLLGYCKVGEERLLVYEYMEYGSLEEMLHGRIKTRDRRILTWEERKKIARGAAKGLCFLHHNCIPHIIHRDMKSSNVLLDHEMESRVSDFGMARLISALDTHLSVSTLAGTPGYVPPEYYQSFRCTAKGDVYSFGVVMLELLSGKRPTDKEDFGDTNLVGWAKMKVREGKQMEVIDSDLLLATQGTDEAEAKEVKEMIRYLEITLQCVDDLPSRRPNMLQVVAMLRELMPGSTDGSSNSA; translated from the coding sequence ATGGAGAACAACCATGTTCAGCTTTTGCCTCATCTCACTGTGACACTTCTTGTGATCACTGTTTTGTTTCCTGTGACTGAATGTGCGGCAGTTTCCTCCATCAAGACTGATGTGCAGGCTCTTCTCATGTTCAAAAGGATGATTCAGAACGATCAGGGTGGAGTTTTGTCAGGATGGAAGCTGAATAAGAATCCATGCAGCTGGTATGGAGTCTCTTGCACCCTTGGAAGAGTTACTCAGCTTGATATCAGTGGGAATAATAACCTTGCTGGGACTATATCTCTTGACCCTTTGTCTTCTTTAGATATGTTATCTGTTCTGAAACTGTCTTTGAATTCATTTTCTGTAAATTCTACCTCTTTGCTTCAGCTCCCATATGGTTTGACACAGCTTGATCTATCCTTTGGAGGGGTTACAGGCCCTGTCCCTGAGAACCTTTTCTCCAAGTGTCCAAATCTTGTTGTTGTTAATCTTTCTTACAACAACTTAACAGGTCCTATTCCTGAAAATTTCTTACAAAATTCTGGTAAACTGCAGACACTTGACCTATCTTCCAACAACCTGTCAGGCTCTATTTTTGGCCTGAAAATGGATTGCATTTCCTTGTTGCAACTTGATCTATCTGGAAACCGCTTGTCAGACTCAATTCCACTCTCTTTGTCAAACTGTACCAGCCTTAAAAGTTTGAATTTAGCTAACAATATGATTTCTGGGGAAATTCCCAAAGCTTTGGGTCAGTTAAACAAACTACAGACTCTGGATCTTTCACACAACCAACTCACAGGCTGGATCCCTTCTGAATTGGGAAATGCATGTGCTTCCCTTTTAGAGGTTAAACTTTATTTCAACAACATCTCCGGGTCAATCCCGTCTAGTTTCTCCTCATGCACTTGGCTGCAACTTCTTGACATATCTAACAACAACCTGTCAGAACAGTTAGCAGGGTCAATCTTTCAGAACCTCGGTTCATTGCAGGAACTGAGGCTTGGGAACAATGCTATCACTGGTCAATTTCCATCTTCAATATCTTCCTGCAAAAAGTTGAGGATTGCGGACTTCAGCTCAAACAAAATTTATGGATCTATCCCCAGGGATTTATGTCCAGGGGCAGCCTCACTTGAGGAACTGAGAATGCCAGATAATCTTATTATAGGTGAAATCCCAGCTGAACTGTCGAAGTGCTCACAGCTGAAGACACTTGATTTTAGTCTGAACTATCTCAATGGTACAATTCCCGATGAGCTTGGACAACTTGAAAATCTTGAGCAGCTGATAGCATGGTTCAATGGTTTGGAAGGAAAAATTCCACCGAAGCTGGGCCAGTGCAAGAATCTTAAGGATCTCATACTGAATAATAATCATCTCACTGGTGGAATTCCCATTGAGTTATTCAATTGCAGCAATCTTGAATGGATATCACTGACAAGCAATGAGCTTAGTGGTGAAATACCGCGTGAGTTTGGTCTCTTGACAAGGTTAGCAGTTCTGCAGCTTGGAAACAACAGCTTGACTGGCGAGATACCAGCAGAGCTAGCGAATTGCAGCAGTTTGGTGTGGTTGGACTTGAACAGCAACAAGCTCACTGGAGAGATTCCATCAAGACTTGGAAGACAGCAAGGAGCAAAATCCTTGTTTGGGATCCTTTCAGGGAACACTTTGGTGTTTGTAAGAAATGTTGGAAACTCATGCAAAGGAGTTGGAGGTTTGCTAGAATTCTCTGGTATTCGACCTGAAAGACTCTTGCAGGTCCCAACATTGAGGACTTGTGATTTCACAAGACTCTATTCTGGTCCTGTCCTCAGCTTGTTCACCAAGTACCAGACTCTGGAGTATCTTGATCTTTCATATAACGAGCTTCGTGGAAAAATCCCAGATGAATTCGGAGACATGGTGGCTTTACAAGTTCTTGAATTATCTCACAATCAGCTATCTGGAGAAATCCCTTCAACACTTGGCCAGCTAAAAAATTTGGGTGTGTTTGATGCATCACACAATAGATTGCAGGGTCATATTCCAGACTCATTCTCAAACCTCTCATTTTTGGTGCAAATTGATCTGTCTCACAATGAGTTAACAGGGCAAATTCCTTCTAGGGGACAACTGAGTACTCTTCCAGCTTCCCAGTATGCAAATAACCCTGGCCTTTGCGGTGTACCATTGCCTGACTGCAAGAGTGAAAATAGCCAACCCACAACAAATCCAACTGATGATGCTAGCAAAGGGGGCCATAAAACAGCAACCGCAACATGGGCAAACAGCATTGTAATGGGAATTCTCATCTCTGTTGCTTCTCTCTGTATTTTAATTGTGTGGGCAATTGCAATGCGCGCAAGGAGGAAGGAGGCCGAAGAAGTCAAGATGCTCAATAGCTTACAAGCTTGCCATGCTGCTACAACATGGAAAATTGACAAAGAGAAAGAGCCCCTGAGCATCAATGTTGCAACATTTCAGAGGCAGCTGAGGAAACTCAAGTTCTCCCAGCTGATTGAAGCAACTAATGGGTTCTCGGCAGAAAGCCTCATTGGGTGTGGTGGTTTTGGTGAAGTGTTCAAGGCCACACTCAAAGACGGCTCAAGTGTCGCCATAAAGAAGCTCATTCGACTGAGCTGCCAGGGTGATCGAGAATTCATGGCAGAGATGGAAACCTTGGGGAAGATCAAGCACAGAAATCTTGTTCCTCTGTTAGGGTACTGCAAAGTGGGGGAAGAGAGGCTCCTTGTTTATGAATACATGGAGTATGGAAGCTTAGAAGAGATGCTTCATGGGAGAATCAAAACGCGTGATCGCCGCATTTTGACATgggaagaaaggaaaaagattGCAAGAGGTGCAGCTAAAGGGCTTTGTTTCCTGCACCACAATTGCATCCCTCACATCATACACAGAGATATGAAGTCAAGCAATGTGCTACTTGACCATGAAATGGAGTCCAGGGTCTCAGATTTTGGAATGGCAAGACTTATAAGTGCCCTTGATACACATCTTAGCGTGAGCACACTGGCAGGAACACCAGGATATGTTCCCCCAGAGTACTACCAAAGCTTCAGGTGCACTGCTAAGGGAGATGTCTACTCATTTGGGGTTGTGATGTTGGAACTGCTTAGTGGTAAACGCCCTACTGACAAAGAGGATTTCGGTGACACCAACTTGGTTGGGTGGGCCAAGATGAAGGTCCGTGAAGGGAAGCAAATGGAAGTAATTGACTCGGACTTGCTTTTGGCCACTCAAGGAACTGATGAGGCAGAAGCCAAAGAAGTGAAGGAGATGATAAGATATTTAGAGATTACTTTGCAGTGTGTTGATGACTTGCCTTCAAGAAGGCCAAACATGTTGCAGGTAGTCGCTATGCTGAGAGAGCTTATGCCTGGATCAACTGATGGAAGCAGCAACAGTGCTTGA